The following are encoded in a window of Arthrobacter antioxidans genomic DNA:
- a CDS encoding GntR family transcriptional regulator: protein MSRTPPRQATRQPLADQVHSALLGQLLDGRRKPDEVLNLVYLAREFEVSQTPVREALARLEHTGLVLREAHKGYRVAPLFSMDDLRKVMDARLVLEPALAYEAALRVTPEFLERLAGTIGNLETGAQVPDSPPVTSFLRADEQFHAAIAHQADNSFLEDAWRSFGGQAQRFRLYARTNSTAPTTTAAEHRAILDAFTRRDAEGASSAIRVHIENAKVRALQDRRVVASED, encoded by the coding sequence GTGAGCCGGACACCACCGCGTCAGGCCACCCGGCAGCCCCTCGCCGACCAGGTCCACAGCGCACTGCTCGGGCAGCTTCTCGACGGCCGACGGAAACCGGACGAGGTACTCAACCTCGTGTATCTCGCGCGGGAGTTCGAGGTCAGCCAGACGCCCGTGCGGGAAGCACTCGCCAGGCTCGAACACACAGGGCTGGTGCTTCGGGAAGCCCACAAGGGGTACCGGGTGGCACCGCTGTTCAGCATGGACGATCTGCGGAAGGTCATGGACGCCCGCCTGGTCCTCGAGCCGGCCCTCGCCTATGAGGCAGCCCTGCGGGTGACCCCCGAATTTCTCGAGCGCCTGGCAGGGACCATCGGCAACCTCGAGACCGGCGCCCAGGTCCCCGACAGCCCTCCGGTCACGAGCTTCCTCCGGGCGGATGAGCAGTTCCACGCGGCCATCGCCCACCAGGCCGACAATTCGTTCCTCGAGGACGCCTGGAGATCCTTCGGTGGCCAGGCGCAGCGCTTCCGGTTGTATGCAAGGACCAACTCGACGGCGCCCACCACCACCGCGGCCGAGCACCGTGCGATCCTTGACGCCTTCACCAGGCGCGATGCGGAGGGTGCATCCTCCGCCATCCGGGTGCATATCGAGAACGCCAAGGTCCGCGCCCTGCAGGACCGCCGGGTGGTCGCCTCGGAGGATTGA
- a CDS encoding SDR family oxidoreductase: MDTGLTGKNVLVPGASSGIGLAIAQALAAEGANVVLAARREDVVKAEAARLPSAVGIALDLDDDGAPAALVAAAENAFGPIDVLVLNSGGPPPGGAADITDVQALAAVNQLLLQHLRLTSLVLPGMRQRGWGRIVAVGSSGVQQPLPNLALSNLGRAGLAGYLKTLAAEVAADGVTVNMVLPGRIDTERVASLDSAAAKRTGATPAEARAASEAGIPARRYGTPAEFAAVVTFLASAPASYVTGEQLRCDGGMVRAY; this comes from the coding sequence ATGGACACCGGACTGACGGGAAAGAACGTGCTGGTGCCCGGAGCGAGCTCCGGGATCGGCCTTGCGATCGCGCAGGCCCTCGCCGCCGAGGGAGCCAATGTGGTCCTCGCCGCCCGCCGCGAGGACGTGGTGAAGGCCGAGGCGGCCCGCCTCCCCTCCGCCGTCGGGATCGCCCTGGACCTGGACGACGACGGCGCCCCGGCCGCGCTGGTGGCGGCCGCGGAAAACGCGTTCGGGCCGATCGACGTCCTGGTCCTCAACAGCGGCGGACCTCCTCCCGGAGGTGCGGCCGACATCACCGATGTGCAGGCCCTCGCCGCCGTGAACCAGCTGCTGCTCCAGCACCTGCGGCTCACCTCCCTGGTGCTCCCCGGCATGAGGCAGCGCGGCTGGGGGCGGATCGTGGCCGTAGGCTCCAGCGGTGTGCAGCAGCCGCTGCCCAACCTCGCGCTGTCGAACCTCGGCCGGGCAGGGCTCGCGGGGTACCTCAAGACCCTGGCGGCCGAGGTCGCCGCCGACGGCGTGACTGTCAACATGGTGCTCCCCGGCCGCATCGACACCGAGCGCGTCGCGTCCCTGGACTCGGCCGCGGCCAAGCGGACCGGCGCCACCCCAGCCGAAGCGCGTGCTGCCTCCGAAGCCGGCATCCCGGCACGCCGGTACGGCACTCCGGCCGAGTTCGCCGCCGTCGTCACCTTCCTGGCCAGCGCACCGGCGTCGTATGTCACCGGAGAACAGCTCCGGTGCGACGGCGGCATGGTCCGCGCCTACTAG
- a CDS encoding fumarylacetoacetate hydrolase family protein has product MAPSILHLCSTTSPDSGPGTTGTEAAAVVHPRRGLARVSDLLPGFTGDILDVLTGDLLGELDAAAETADDAVFSDPDDAVYGAPYRHPRMLWGIGLNYVEHASDLSEGVPEEPASFIKGDHTVIGPGEAIPIPVQSERTTTEAEVAVVIGRYCRNVEPEDALDYLAGVVPVLDQTAEDILQRNPRFLTRSKNFPGFFSFGPRIVPLAEAVGDGTLADMEVSTVVNGEVRRSNTVSHMRYDPAYLISFHSKVMPLYPGDIISTGTPGAIHVTPGDTAECRVAGVGVLSNPVTASS; this is encoded by the coding sequence ATGGCTCCCAGCATTCTGCACCTCTGTTCGACCACCTCCCCGGATAGTGGCCCCGGGACCACCGGCACCGAGGCCGCGGCCGTCGTCCACCCGCGGCGGGGTCTCGCGCGGGTGTCCGACCTCCTGCCCGGCTTCACCGGTGACATCCTCGACGTCCTCACGGGGGATCTCCTCGGCGAGCTCGATGCTGCCGCGGAGACTGCCGACGACGCCGTCTTCAGCGATCCCGATGACGCCGTCTACGGCGCCCCCTACCGCCACCCCCGGATGCTCTGGGGCATCGGGCTGAACTATGTGGAGCACGCCTCCGACCTCTCCGAGGGCGTGCCCGAAGAGCCGGCATCGTTCATCAAGGGCGACCACACCGTCATCGGACCGGGCGAGGCCATCCCCATCCCCGTGCAGAGCGAGCGCACCACCACCGAAGCCGAGGTGGCGGTCGTCATCGGCAGGTACTGCCGTAACGTGGAACCCGAGGACGCCCTGGACTACCTGGCCGGCGTCGTGCCCGTGCTGGACCAGACCGCCGAGGACATCCTGCAACGCAACCCGCGGTTCCTTACCCGTTCCAAGAACTTTCCCGGGTTCTTCTCCTTCGGCCCCCGGATCGTGCCGCTGGCCGAAGCCGTGGGTGACGGAACGCTTGCCGACATGGAGGTCTCCACCGTGGTCAACGGCGAGGTGAGGCGCAGCAACACGGTGTCCCACATGCGCTACGACCCGGCGTACCTGATCAGTTTCCACAGCAAGGTGATGCCGCTGTATCCCGGGGACATCATCTCCACGGGAACACCGGGGGCCATCCACGTCACCCCCGGAGACACGGCCGAGTGCCGCGTCGCCGGCGTCGGCGTGCTCAGCAACCCCGTCACTGCGTCCAGCTAG
- a CDS encoding fumarylacetoacetate hydrolase family protein, whose product MTYVVPVPTLPSLPISGGALFPVRRVFCVGRNYGDHAREMGADPVREPPFFFLKPADAVFTPQPAAASGDALPAVPYPPQTADLHHEVELVVALGQGGADLDPADALDLVWGYGVGVDLTRRDLQAEAKNLRRPWDLAKGFDFSGPCSPLRPVSEVEHPAQGRIWLSVDGALRQEGDLGDQIWTVPEIIAHLSRSVTLRPGDLIFTGTPAGVGALTRGSTVTAGIDGVAELSFTVE is encoded by the coding sequence ATGACGTACGTCGTCCCGGTTCCAACGCTCCCGAGCCTCCCGATCAGTGGTGGGGCGCTCTTTCCCGTGCGGCGCGTGTTCTGCGTAGGCCGCAACTACGGCGACCATGCGCGCGAGATGGGCGCCGATCCCGTCCGGGAACCCCCGTTCTTCTTCCTGAAGCCCGCCGACGCGGTCTTCACGCCGCAGCCCGCGGCGGCGTCGGGCGATGCCCTGCCGGCAGTCCCCTACCCGCCGCAGACGGCGGACCTCCACCACGAGGTCGAACTCGTCGTCGCACTGGGGCAGGGCGGCGCCGACCTCGACCCGGCAGACGCCCTCGATCTCGTGTGGGGCTACGGCGTCGGAGTGGATCTGACGCGACGCGATCTGCAGGCCGAGGCGAAGAACCTCCGGCGTCCGTGGGATCTCGCGAAGGGCTTCGATTTCTCCGGCCCGTGTTCACCGCTTCGACCGGTCAGCGAGGTGGAGCATCCCGCGCAGGGCCGGATCTGGCTCAGCGTGGACGGGGCGCTCCGGCAGGAGGGAGATCTCGGCGACCAGATCTGGACCGTGCCCGAGATCATCGCGCACCTCTCCCGGTCCGTCACCCTGCGTCCCGGCGATCTCATCTTCACCGGCACCCCGGCGGGCGTGGGGGCGCTGACCCGCGGAAGCACGGTGACGGCCGGCATCGACGGCGTGGCCGAGCTCTCCTTCACCGTCGAGTGA
- a CDS encoding FAD-binding and (Fe-S)-binding domain-containing protein: MAMMLSAPRSLVSELQARGVQDARDDATSRAVYSSDASLYRVRPAAVVFPRHLDEVLTTLEVCRERGVPFTSRGAGTSLAGNAIGRGVVVDFSRHLNRVLEFDAEARTAVVEPGAVHATLQKVALAQGLRFGPDPSTHTRCTVGGMIGNNACGSRALAYGRTADNVTHLDVVTGSGTRLRLGPDGTPSSPETDALRSLVGAELGTIRTELGRFGRQVSGYSLEHLLPERGFDLRRALVGSEGTLAVVLEAGVRLVADAPHKTMVVLGFPDIGAAGDAVPAVLPFAPTACEGLDSRIVQVVRTRKGPQAVPELPGGAAWLFVEVSGDDPLEVAHRAGLVAGIDAARHSRIITDTRQAAALWRIREDGGGLAGRSPAGAPAHAGWEDSAVPPESLGDYLREFDELLLAHSLTGFPFGHFGDGCVHIRLDFPLQRDDGAAAFRAFLTDAAVLVARYGGSLSGEHGDGRARSELLPYMYSPAAIGLFGKVKGILDPANLLNPGILVDPEPLDANVRVAEAGPLRTGLGFGYQHDAGDFSQAVHRCTGVGLCRAAHADNSAVMCPSYLATREEKDSTRGRARALQEMINGGAPRGSKPDWRAAEVHEALDLCLSCKGCSSDCPTGTDMAAYKAEVLHQSYKGRLRPASHYSLGWLPRWAGLAARAPRALNFLMQLPGIRQAGLRMAGVDQRRTIPAFAPQTFHAWFRGRQPSEAPAARPVLLWADSFTDNFSPDVGQAAVRVLEAAGYEVRLPEKPLCCGLTWISTGQLDSARKTLHSTVEVLKQSVTEGIPIVGLEPSCTGVLRSDAVELLGTEAARAVARSTHTLAEFLGTVPGYEPPRLDGTVVVAQPHCHHHAVMGWSPDAALLEQAGATVRKLGGCCGLAGNFGVERGHYEISVQIAEQQLLPAIRSTTEDAVVLADGYSCRTQIEDLSDRRGIHLAQLLDPAAHRPGEVP; encoded by the coding sequence ATGGCAATGATGCTTTCGGCACCCCGGTCCCTCGTCTCCGAGCTCCAGGCCCGAGGCGTGCAGGATGCGCGGGATGATGCGACCTCGCGGGCCGTCTACTCGAGCGACGCGTCGCTGTACCGGGTGCGGCCGGCCGCCGTCGTCTTCCCTCGGCACCTGGACGAGGTGCTCACCACCCTCGAGGTGTGCCGGGAACGCGGAGTCCCGTTCACGTCCCGCGGTGCCGGAACCTCCCTGGCAGGCAACGCGATCGGTCGCGGCGTCGTCGTCGACTTCAGCCGGCACCTGAACCGGGTCCTCGAGTTCGATGCCGAAGCGCGCACCGCCGTCGTCGAGCCCGGGGCGGTCCATGCGACGCTGCAGAAGGTGGCGCTGGCCCAGGGCCTGCGGTTCGGCCCCGATCCCTCCACGCACACGCGCTGCACCGTGGGCGGGATGATCGGCAACAACGCGTGCGGTTCACGCGCCCTCGCCTACGGGCGCACCGCGGACAACGTGACGCACCTCGATGTCGTCACCGGATCCGGCACGCGGCTCCGCCTGGGTCCGGACGGCACCCCGTCGTCGCCGGAGACCGATGCGCTGCGCTCCCTGGTCGGGGCGGAGCTGGGCACGATCCGCACCGAACTGGGCCGGTTCGGGCGCCAGGTATCCGGCTATTCGTTGGAGCACCTGCTGCCGGAGCGCGGCTTCGACCTGCGAAGGGCACTCGTCGGCAGCGAGGGGACCCTCGCCGTCGTCCTGGAGGCGGGCGTGCGCCTCGTGGCCGACGCGCCGCACAAGACCATGGTGGTGCTGGGTTTCCCCGACATCGGGGCCGCTGGCGACGCCGTTCCCGCGGTGCTGCCGTTCGCGCCCACCGCCTGCGAAGGACTCGACTCCCGGATCGTCCAGGTGGTGCGGACCCGCAAGGGCCCGCAGGCCGTCCCCGAGCTGCCGGGGGGTGCGGCCTGGCTGTTTGTCGAGGTGTCCGGCGATGACCCGCTCGAGGTGGCCCACCGCGCCGGGCTCGTCGCCGGCATCGATGCTGCCCGGCACTCGAGGATCATCACCGATACACGGCAGGCCGCCGCCCTGTGGCGCATCCGCGAGGACGGGGGAGGGCTCGCCGGGCGGTCGCCGGCAGGCGCCCCCGCGCATGCCGGCTGGGAGGACTCCGCGGTGCCGCCCGAGAGCCTCGGGGACTATCTCCGCGAGTTCGACGAGCTCCTCCTCGCGCATTCCCTCACCGGGTTCCCCTTCGGGCACTTCGGGGACGGCTGCGTCCACATCCGGCTCGATTTCCCGTTGCAGCGCGACGACGGCGCAGCGGCGTTCCGCGCGTTCCTGACCGACGCGGCGGTACTGGTCGCCCGCTACGGAGGCTCCCTCTCGGGCGAGCACGGGGACGGGCGGGCCCGCAGCGAACTCCTTCCGTACATGTATTCCCCCGCGGCCATCGGCCTGTTCGGGAAGGTGAAGGGGATCCTCGACCCGGCCAACCTCCTGAATCCCGGCATCCTCGTGGACCCCGAACCACTGGATGCGAACGTGCGCGTGGCCGAGGCCGGACCGCTGCGGACCGGTCTCGGGTTCGGCTACCAGCACGATGCGGGCGACTTCAGCCAGGCGGTGCACCGCTGCACGGGCGTGGGCCTGTGCCGTGCGGCGCATGCGGACAACAGCGCCGTGATGTGCCCGTCCTACCTGGCGACCCGCGAGGAGAAGGACTCGACCCGCGGCCGCGCCAGGGCGCTTCAGGAGATGATCAACGGGGGTGCACCACGGGGAAGCAAGCCCGACTGGCGCGCGGCCGAGGTGCATGAAGCACTCGATTTGTGCCTGTCCTGCAAGGGCTGCTCCTCGGACTGCCCCACGGGAACCGACATGGCTGCGTACAAGGCCGAGGTGCTCCACCAGAGCTACAAGGGCCGGCTGCGTCCGGCATCGCATTACTCACTCGGCTGGCTGCCGCGCTGGGCCGGCCTCGCGGCGCGGGCACCGCGGGCCCTGAACTTCCTGATGCAGCTGCCAGGGATCCGCCAGGCCGGTCTGCGGATGGCCGGTGTGGACCAGCGCCGGACCATTCCGGCGTTCGCACCCCAGACCTTCCACGCCTGGTTCCGGGGCCGTCAGCCGTCCGAGGCGCCCGCCGCCCGGCCCGTCCTGCTGTGGGCTGATTCGTTCACCGACAACTTCTCCCCTGACGTAGGACAGGCCGCGGTACGTGTCCTCGAAGCAGCGGGCTATGAGGTGCGTCTTCCCGAGAAGCCGCTGTGCTGCGGGCTGACCTGGATCTCCACGGGACAGCTCGACTCCGCGCGGAAGACCCTGCACTCGACCGTGGAGGTGCTGAAGCAGTCCGTCACCGAGGGCATCCCAATCGTCGGCCTCGAACCGTCCTGTACGGGCGTGTTGAGATCGGACGCCGTGGAACTGCTGGGGACCGAGGCGGCGCGTGCCGTGGCGCGGTCCACCCACACCCTCGCCGAATTCCTCGGCACCGTGCCCGGCTACGAGCCGCCCCGTCTGGACGGAACCGTGGTGGTGGCGCAGCCACACTGCCACCACCACGCCGTCATGGGCTGGAGCCCCGACGCGGCCCTGCTGGAGCAGGCCGGTGCGACCGTCCGGAAGCTGGGCGGATGCTGCGGGCTCGCCGGCAACTTCGGCGTGGAACGGGGGCACTACGAGATCTCCGTCCAGATCGCCGAGCAGCAGCTCCTGCCGGCCATCCGATCGACCACGGAGGACGCCGTGGTGCTCGCGGACGGATACTCGTGCCGGACCCAGATCGAGGATCTGAGCGACCGCCGCGGCATCCACCTGGCGCAGCTGCTCGACCCGGCGGCGCATCGGCCCGGTGAGGTGCCCTAG
- a CDS encoding CaiB/BaiF CoA transferase family protein: MSTNTDRPPADATPEGHPTPGPLEGLKVADFSRVLAGPFASMMLADFGADVLKVESPAGDDTRSWVPPVDEHGVGTYFSSVNRNKRSVVCDLRTDEGLARALAIALEADIVIENFRPGVMQRFGLDYESLVERRPDLVYCSITGFGSTGGAHLPGYDLLVQAVGGLMSVTGSQDSEPSKVGVALVDVVTGQNAVVGILAALRSRDATGKGQRVEVNLLSSLLSGLVNQASSTLATGQAPQRMGNAHPSIAPYETLLTADGPVAIAVGTDKQFESLVRVLGVPDLAVDPRFRGNSQRVAHRDALKVLLEEQLGTRSAVEWARLLSSAGVPAGKVNSIAEALSLAEDLGLTPVVEITDPTTGRTSQQVANPIRLSETPASYTRVPPLLGEHDGATFTSNLQPAATGK, from the coding sequence TTGAGCACGAATACGGACAGGCCACCGGCCGATGCGACACCGGAAGGACACCCGACGCCCGGGCCACTGGAGGGGCTGAAGGTCGCGGACTTCTCGCGGGTACTCGCCGGACCGTTCGCGTCCATGATGCTGGCGGATTTCGGGGCGGACGTCCTGAAGGTGGAGAGCCCGGCCGGAGACGACACGCGCTCCTGGGTTCCCCCGGTCGATGAGCACGGCGTCGGCACGTACTTCTCCAGCGTGAACCGGAACAAGCGCTCGGTGGTCTGCGACCTCCGCACCGACGAGGGACTGGCAAGGGCTCTCGCCATCGCGCTGGAAGCCGACATCGTCATCGAGAACTTCCGCCCCGGAGTCATGCAGCGTTTCGGGCTGGACTACGAATCCCTCGTCGAACGCCGGCCGGACCTGGTGTACTGCTCCATCACCGGCTTCGGCAGCACCGGCGGAGCGCACCTGCCCGGCTACGACCTCCTCGTCCAGGCGGTGGGAGGGCTGATGAGCGTCACCGGTTCGCAGGACTCCGAGCCGAGCAAGGTGGGAGTGGCCCTGGTGGATGTGGTCACCGGCCAGAACGCCGTGGTGGGGATCCTCGCCGCACTGCGCTCCAGGGACGCCACCGGAAAGGGCCAGCGCGTGGAGGTCAACCTGCTGTCGTCCCTGCTCTCCGGGCTGGTCAATCAGGCATCGAGCACCCTGGCGACCGGCCAGGCGCCCCAGCGGATGGGAAATGCCCACCCCAGCATCGCCCCCTACGAAACCCTGCTCACGGCCGACGGCCCCGTGGCGATCGCCGTCGGAACGGACAAGCAGTTCGAGTCGCTGGTCCGCGTCCTCGGCGTCCCGGACCTCGCCGTCGACCCCCGCTTCCGGGGCAACTCGCAGCGTGTGGCGCACCGGGACGCCCTGAAGGTCCTGCTCGAGGAACAACTCGGCACCAGGAGCGCCGTCGAATGGGCCCGCCTCCTCAGTTCGGCGGGCGTGCCCGCCGGCAAGGTCAATTCCATTGCCGAGGCGCTCTCCCTCGCCGAGGACCTGGGGCTCACCCCGGTCGTCGAGATCACCGACCCCACCACCGGACGCACCAGTCAACAGGTGGCCAACCCGATCCGCCTCTCCGAGACGCCCGCGAGCTACACGCGGGTGCCCCCGCTCCTCGGGGAACACGACGGAGCAACGTTCACCTCCAACCTCCAGCCCGCCGCTACCGGAAAGTAG
- a CDS encoding acyl-CoA dehydrogenase family protein has translation MTDRSDLLDIDALLTEDERALRDRVRGFVDTAIKPNIADWYDRAEFPLEIVPRMAELGLLGMHIKGYGCPGRSSVEYGLAAMELEAGDSGLRTFVSVQGSLAMSAIAKHGSEEQKNEWLPRMAAGSAIGCFGLTEPTGGSDPGSMLTFAKRDGDDWILNGSKRWIGLASVAQVAIIWAMTDDGVRGFVVPTDSPGFKATPIVQKLSMRASIQCDVELTDIRLPGTALLPKAKGLRGPFECLNEARYGIIWGAMGAARDSYYAALDYSLERLQFGRPLAGYQLTQLKLVNMALEINKGMLLALQTGRLKDAGTLQPHQISVGKLNNCREAIEICREARAMLGGNGVTLDYSPLRHANNLESVRTYEGTDEVHTLILGSHITGIPAFR, from the coding sequence ATGACCGACCGTTCAGACCTTCTCGACATCGACGCACTCCTCACCGAGGACGAGCGTGCCCTGCGTGACCGCGTCCGCGGCTTCGTGGACACCGCCATCAAGCCGAACATCGCCGACTGGTACGACCGCGCGGAGTTCCCCCTGGAGATCGTGCCGCGCATGGCGGAACTCGGGCTCCTCGGCATGCACATCAAGGGCTACGGCTGCCCGGGCCGGAGCTCCGTCGAATACGGGCTCGCGGCCATGGAACTCGAGGCCGGCGACTCCGGCCTGCGCACGTTCGTCAGCGTCCAGGGGTCCCTGGCGATGAGCGCCATCGCGAAGCACGGTTCGGAGGAGCAGAAGAACGAATGGCTGCCGAGGATGGCCGCCGGATCGGCGATCGGCTGCTTCGGCCTCACCGAACCCACTGGAGGCTCCGATCCCGGCAGCATGCTCACGTTCGCCAAGCGGGACGGCGACGACTGGATCCTCAACGGCAGCAAGCGCTGGATCGGCCTCGCCTCGGTGGCGCAGGTGGCCATCATCTGGGCGATGACCGACGACGGCGTCCGCGGCTTCGTGGTACCCACCGACAGCCCGGGGTTCAAGGCCACCCCGATCGTCCAGAAGCTCTCCATGCGGGCGTCGATCCAGTGCGACGTCGAACTCACCGATATCCGGCTGCCCGGCACCGCGCTGCTCCCGAAGGCGAAAGGACTTCGCGGCCCCTTCGAGTGCCTCAACGAGGCCCGCTACGGCATCATCTGGGGCGCCATGGGAGCCGCACGCGACAGCTACTACGCCGCGCTCGACTACTCGCTGGAGCGCCTGCAGTTCGGCCGACCGCTGGCCGGCTACCAGCTCACCCAGCTCAAGCTCGTCAACATGGCCCTGGAGATCAACAAGGGGATGCTGTTGGCCCTGCAGACGGGACGCCTCAAGGATGCCGGCACCCTGCAACCCCACCAGATCTCCGTGGGAAAGCTCAACAACTGCCGCGAGGCCATCGAGATCTGCCGGGAAGCACGCGCGATGCTCGGGGGGAACGGTGTGACGCTCGACTACTCCCCGCTGCGCCACGCGAACAACCTGGAGAGCGTGCGCACCTATGAGGGGACCGACGAGGTGCACACGCTGATCCTCGGCAGTCACATCACCGGCATCCCCGCGTTCCGGTAG
- a CDS encoding IlvD/Edd family dehydratase, producing the protein MRESAAPAGRASGIRRGLTSYGDEGFSLFLRKAFIKGAGYSDDALDKPVIGIVNTGSGFNPCHGNMPALLDAVKRGVLMAGGLPIDFPTISLHESFSQPTSMFLRNLMSMDTEEMIRAQPMDAVVLIGGCDKTVPAQLMGAASAGVPAITLVTGSMLTGGHRGQRVGACTDCRAFWGKFRSGEIDRQEIDDVNSRLVGSVGTCSVMGTASTMACLTEAMGIALPGSASPPAVTADRVRIAERTGTQAVALAARGTDMGTVLTQQAFENGLRVLLAIGGSTNAIIHLTAVAGRLGIRLGLEDLDRMSAETPVLVDLKPTGTYYMEDFHRAGGVPAVLRELGDLIHRDAPTVTGRTLGEELDAAGPGFPSDIVRPLTDPVYPEGSLAVLRGNLAPGGAIIKQAAVSAHLLEHTGRAVVFEDAADLAARIDDDALDVSAEDILVLRNIGPVGAPGMPEAGYLPIPRKLAAQGVKDMVRISDGRMSGTAAGAVVLHVTPESAVGGPLRLVQTGDTITLSVSRRAIHLDVSSEELMRREDELGLPSPPAAARGYRKLYVSEVTQADEGCDFRFLQSTELPERDAPRSLVQEPG; encoded by the coding sequence ATGAGGGAATCTGCTGCTCCCGCCGGCCGGGCCTCCGGAATCCGGCGGGGTCTCACCAGTTACGGCGACGAGGGGTTCTCCCTCTTTCTCCGCAAGGCCTTCATCAAGGGGGCCGGGTACTCGGACGACGCGCTGGACAAGCCGGTCATCGGCATCGTCAACACGGGCAGCGGCTTCAATCCGTGCCACGGCAACATGCCCGCACTGCTCGACGCCGTCAAGCGGGGCGTGCTGATGGCCGGCGGTCTACCCATCGATTTCCCGACCATCTCGCTGCACGAGAGCTTCTCCCAGCCCACCAGCATGTTCCTGCGCAACCTCATGTCGATGGACACCGAGGAGATGATCCGCGCGCAGCCCATGGACGCCGTGGTGCTCATCGGCGGCTGCGACAAGACGGTCCCCGCCCAGCTGATGGGCGCGGCGTCCGCGGGCGTCCCGGCGATCACGCTGGTCACGGGGTCCATGCTGACCGGCGGGCACCGCGGGCAGCGGGTCGGTGCGTGCACGGACTGCCGGGCGTTCTGGGGGAAGTTCCGCAGCGGCGAGATCGACCGGCAGGAGATCGACGACGTCAACTCGCGGCTCGTGGGAAGCGTCGGCACGTGCTCCGTCATGGGCACCGCCAGCACCATGGCCTGCCTCACGGAGGCCATGGGCATCGCCCTGCCCGGCAGCGCGAGCCCGCCTGCCGTGACGGCCGACCGCGTGCGGATCGCCGAACGGACCGGGACCCAGGCGGTGGCACTCGCCGCGCGCGGCACGGACATGGGCACCGTGCTGACGCAGCAGGCCTTCGAGAACGGGCTCCGGGTCCTGCTGGCCATCGGCGGGTCGACCAACGCGATCATCCACCTGACCGCCGTCGCCGGCCGCCTCGGGATCCGTCTCGGCCTTGAGGACCTGGACCGGATGAGCGCCGAGACACCCGTCCTGGTCGACCTGAAACCGACGGGCACCTACTACATGGAGGACTTCCATCGGGCCGGCGGCGTGCCCGCTGTCCTGCGCGAACTCGGGGACCTCATCCACCGTGACGCGCCGACGGTCACCGGACGCACCCTGGGCGAGGAACTGGACGCCGCGGGGCCGGGCTTCCCCTCCGACATCGTGCGGCCACTCACCGACCCCGTGTATCCGGAAGGCAGTCTCGCCGTCCTGCGCGGCAACCTCGCGCCGGGGGGCGCCATCATCAAGCAGGCAGCCGTGTCAGCCCATCTGCTGGAGCACACGGGCCGTGCCGTGGTCTTCGAGGACGCAGCAGACCTCGCGGCACGGATCGACGACGACGCCCTCGACGTCTCCGCCGAGGACATCCTCGTCCTGCGGAACATCGGCCCGGTCGGAGCACCCGGCATGCCCGAGGCCGGGTACCTCCCCATTCCCCGGAAGCTCGCCGCGCAGGGGGTGAAGGACATGGTGCGCATCTCGGACGGCCGGATGTCGGGAACCGCTGCCGGCGCCGTCGTCCTCCATGTCACTCCCGAGTCCGCGGTCGGCGGGCCGCTGCGGCTCGTGCAGACCGGCGACACCATCACCCTGAGCGTCAGCCGCCGCGCGATCCACCTTGACGTCTCCTCCGAGGAGCTGATGCGGCGCGAGGACGAGCTGGGCCTACCCTCTCCCCCGGCCGCCGCGCGCGGGTACCGGAAGCTGTACGTGTCGGAGGTGACCCAGGCCGACGAAGGGTGCGACTTCCGGTTCCTGCAGAGCACGGAACTCCCGGAGCGGGACGCTCCGCGGAGCCTCGTCCAGGAGCCGGGCTGA